A stretch of Fusarium poae strain DAOMC 252244 chromosome 2, whole genome shotgun sequence DNA encodes these proteins:
- a CDS encoding hypothetical protein (BUSCO:15909at5125): MVQGRVLVIAGSDSSGGAGLEADQKVIAAHGCYAMTATTALTAQNTQGVKGIHVIPTDFVSQQIDACMEDVGVDVVKTGMLASAETIEMVEKTVTKHNIPCLVVDPVMVSTSGATLLPNEAIQHLCQHLLPHTTVLTPNIPEAVLILSQNGQEAPQVRNVQDLETIAKRIQELGPKWVLVKGGHSPMKEDLTVAETEGERQFVFDVLVGGTGEVLRVKSPYQASSSTHGTGCSLASAIASNLAKGIDTPTAVQSACRYIEAAIRTAPGLGKGHGPLNHFHSTYTLPFAPGYFIEWLLERPDVRDVWKEFVYHPFVMAMGDGTLPLESFKGYIIQDYLYLIHFSRANALAAYKAQNIEDISRATQIVQHIMHELKLHTSYCESFGISLDEMRATPEKQACTAYTRYVLDVGQNGDWLGLQMALAPCLLGYGAAAKMLHDHEKTVRENNTYWAWIKNYNEEDYTDAVKLGSALLEKHIQLQSPSRIEELVQIFIHALKMEIGFWEMFPAKQT, translated from the exons ATGGTCCAGGGACGAGTGCTTGTTATCGCCGGCTCGGACAGCTCGGGCGGAGC TGGGCTTGAGGCGGACCAGAAAGTTATCGCTGCCCATGGCTGTTATGCCATGACGGCCACTACGGCCCTTACTGCGCAGAATACTCAGGGCGTCAAGGGCATTCATGTCATTCCCACTGATTTTGTTTCCCAGCAAATCGATGCTTGTATGGAGGATGTCGGTGTTGATGTCGTCAAAACAG GTATGCTTGCTTCAGCAGAGACGATAGAGATGGTTGAAAAAACTGTCACCAAGCACAACATCCCATGTCTTGTTGTAGATCCA GTCATGGTTTCGACTTCTGGTGCAACACTTCTCCCTAACGAAGCCATTCAACATCTCTGCCAGCATCTCTTACCACACACCACGGTCCTCACACCAAACATTCCCGAAGCAGTACTCATACTGTCCCAAAATGGCCAAGAAGCTCCTCAAGTTCGCAACGTCCAAGACCTTGAAACTATCGCGAAGCGAATCCAGGAGCTCGGTCCCAAGTGGGTGCTTGTCAAGGGTGGACACAGTCCTATGAAGGAGGATCTTACTGTAGCGGAGACCGAGGGTGAGAGACAATTTGTCTTTGATGTGCTTGTTGGGGGAACTGGAGAGGTCTTGAGGGTCAAGAGCCCGTATCAAGCAAGCTCAAGTACCCATGGCACAGGGTGCTCTTTGGCGT CTGCTATCGCTTCAAACTTGGCCAAAGGAATCGATACGCCCACTGCTGTTCAGTCAGCGTGCCGATACATTGAAGCTGCGATTCGCACTGCCCCAGGACTAGGCAAGGGGCATGGTCCTCTGAACCACTTCCACTCAACCTACACTCTTCCCTTTGCTCC TGGCTACTTCATCGAGTGGCTCCTCGAGCGACCCGATGTCCGTGATGTCTGGAAGGAGTTTGTGTACCACCCCTTTGTCATGGCCATGGGAGATGGGACTTTGCCTCTTGAGTCGTTCAAGGGCTACATCATCCAAGATTACCTTTACTTG ATTCACTTCTCACGCGCCAATGCTCTCGCTGCCTACAAAGCGCAAAACATCGAGGATATCTCCAGA GCAACGCAAATTGTTCAGCACATCATGCATGAGCTTAAGCTCCATACCTCCTACTGCGAGAGCTTCGGCATTTCACTCGACGAAATGCGTGCTACTCCAGAGAAACAAG CATGTACTGCTTATACTCGTTATGTCCTTGACGTTGGTCAGAACGGAGACTGGCTCGGTCTTCAGATGGCTCTCGCTCCATGCCTCCTTGGCTATGGCGCAGCGGCCAAGATGCTTCACGACCACGAGAAGACTGTGCGTGAAAACAACACGTACTGGGCTTGGATCAAGAATTACAACGAGGAAGACTACACTGATGCTGTCAAGCTAGGTTCTG CTCTACTCGAGAAGCACATTCAGTTGCAATCGCCTTCTAGAATCGAAGAGCTCGTCCAGATCTTCATCCATGCACTCAAG ATGGAAATCGGCTTCTGGGAGATGTTCCCTGCTAAGCAGACCTAG
- the KYN2 gene encoding Kynureninase 2, producing MGDTSNLSGRDHAVELDSNDVLRHTRDEFNIPSKADVARKTLPSGNSTDANDKAIYLVGNSLGLQPKRTAERIQQYLATWRTQGVQGHFKPLDDSLLPTWLDADARAAEMIAPIVGGKVSEVAVMQTLTANLHFLMAAFYKPDVKGRHKIILESKAFPSDHYAVETQIRHHGLRPEESMITLEPPNNEDILSNDYIESVIDQHASTTAVLLLPGIQYYSGQLLDIPHLTAFARERGIFVIWDLAHAAGNALLSLHDWNVDAAAWCTYKYLNGGPGCIGGLFVHERHAQVGEDGTHGVRLAGWWGNDKTKRFEMRPGFIPVPGAAGFQLSNPSVLDITSLCASLEVFELAGGMAPLRAKSIRLTAYLVSELKKLPADMSAYWQIITPSEEERRGAQLSLLLADGLLDDVMAGLERRSVLVDERRPNVIRVAPAPLYNTFLDCWEFVGAFQGALGEALDMKWKREQMDE from the exons ATGGGTGACACATCCAATCTCTCCGGCCGGGACCATGCCGTTGAATTAGACTCCAATGATGTTCTTAGACATACCCGTGATGAATTCAATATACCATCCAAAGCCGATGTAGCACGCAAAACTCTCCCTTCAGGCAATAGCACAG ACGCGAACGACAAGGCTATCTACCTTGTAGGCAACTCTCTTGGTCTTCAGCCCAAGCGCACGGCAGAGCGGATTCAGCAGTACCTTGCAACATGGCGCACTCAAGGTGTTCAGGGTCACTTCAAGCCCCTGGACGACTCCCTTCTACCGACTTGGTTAGATGCTGATGCTCGCGCTGCCGAAATGATTGCGCCTATCGTGGGTGGCAAGGTTAGCGAGGTGGCTGTGATGCAGACGCTCACGGCGAATCTGCACTTCTTGATGGCAGCATTCTACAAGCCTGATGTGAAGGGTCGCCATAAGATTATTCTTGAGAGCAAGGCATTTCCGAGTGACCAT TATGCAGTTGAAACGCAAATACGCCATCATGGACTCCGACCGGAAGAGTCTATGATCACACTCGAGCCTCCTAATAACGAAGATATCCTTTCCAATGACTACATTGAGTCCGTTATCGACCAGCATGCTTCCACGACAGccgtgcttcttcttcccggTATCCAATACTACTCAGGCCAACTCCTCGACATCCCACACTTAACTGCCTTTGCTCGCGAGCGTGGCATATTTGTCATTTGGGATCTTGCACATGCTGCGGGAAATGCACTGCTATCCTTGCACGACTGGAACGTCGACGCTGCTGCTTGGTGCACTTACAAATACCTTAACGGCGGACCAGGATGTATCGGCGGTCTATTCGTTCACGAACGTCACGCACAGGTCGGGGAGGATGGAACACACGGCGTAAGGCTTGCCGGATGGTGGGGAAACGACAAGACAAAGCGGTTCGAGATGAGACCCGGCTTCATCCCCGTCCCTGGCGCGGCAGGGTTTCAGCTTAGCAACCCCTCGGTTCTCGACATAACCTCGCTCTGCGCTTCTCTCGAAGTATTCGAACTCGCCGGCGGCATGGCTCCTTTACGCGCAAAGAGCATAAGGCTGACAGCGTACCTCGTCTCGGAGCTAAAGAAGCTACCGGCGGACATGAGCGCATACTGGCAAATCATCACTCCCAGTGAAGAAGAGCGCCGTGGGGCACAATTAAGTCTGCTACTGGCCGATGGGTTGCTAGATGATGTGATGGCTGGCTTGGAAAGGAGGAGTGTCTTGGTTGACGAGCGCAGGCCGAACGTTATTAGAGTCGCGCCAGCACCGCTTTACAATACATTCCTGGATTGCTGGGAGTTTGTAGGTGCTTTTCAGGGAGCTTTGGGTGAGGCACTGGATATGAAATGGAAGAGGGAGCAGATGGACGAGTGA
- the DBP2 gene encoding ATP-dependent RNA helicase dbp2 (BUSCO:18894at5125), giving the protein MSGYDGGYNGGGGRGGGGYGGGGYGRDRGGDRGGDRNGGFGGRSNGNGYGGGGGGYGGGGYGGGGGFGGGAGGDRMGALGSGLKNQEWDINSLPKFEKSFYKEHPDVENRSDADVEAFRRKHQMTIAGSNVPKPVETFDEAGFPRYVMDEVKAQGFPAPTAIQSQGWPMALSGRDVVGIAETGSGKTLTYCLPSIVHINAQPLLAPGDGPIVLVLAPTRELAVQIQEEMKKFGRSSRIRNTCVYGGVPKGPQIRDLSRGVEVCIATPGRLIDMLEAGKTNLRRVTYLVLDEADRMLDMGFEPQIRKIIGQIRPDRQTLMWSATWPKEVRALASDFLQDFIQVNIGSMELAANHRITQIVEVVTEMEKRDRMIKHMEKVMENKENKILIFVGTKRVADEITRFLRQDGWPALSIHGDKQQNERDWVLDQFKTGKSPIMVATDVASRGIDVRNITHVLNYDYPNNSEDYIHRIGRTGRAGAMGTAITLFTTDNQKQARDLVNVLQEAKQQIDPRLVEMTRYGGGGGRGYGGWGRGRGGGRANAHNANNMPIGNRRW; this is encoded by the exons ATGTCTGGCTACGACGGCGGATACAACGGCGGCGGTGGTCGCGGAGGCGGCGGctatggtggtggtggttacGGCCGTGATCGCGGTGGTGATCGTGGTGGTGACCGCAACGGTGGTTTCGGAGG CCGAAGCAACGGAAATGGCTAcggaggaggaggtggtggttatggcggcggcggctacggtggcggtggtggttTCGGAGGTGGTGCTGGCGGCGACCGCATGGGCGCTCTCGGCTCTGGCCTCAAGAACCAAGAATGGG ACATTAACAGCCTTCCCAAGTTCGAAAAGTCTTTCTACAAGGAACACCCCGACGTTGAAAACCGATCTGATGCCGATGTTGAGGCTTTCCGCCGCAAGCACCAGATGACCATTGCTGGTTCGAACGTCCCCAAGCCTGTCGAGACCTTCGACGAGGCTGGTTTCCCCCGATATGTCATGGATGAGGTCAAGGCTCAGGGTTTCCCTGCTCCTACCGCCATCCAGTCTCAGGGTTGGCCCATGGCTCTCTCCGGTCGCGATGTTGTTGGTATCGCCGAGACTGGTTCCGGAAAGACACTCACCTACTGTCTCCCCTCCATCGTTCACATCAACGCCCAGCCTCTCCTCGCCCCCGGTGATGGCCCCATCGTTCTTGTTCTCGCTCCTACTCGTGAGCTTGCTGTCCAGATTCAGgaagagatgaagaagtTCGGTCGATCTTCTCGCATCCGAAACACTTGTGTCTACGGTGGTGTTCCCAAGGGTCCCCAAATTCGCGATCTTTCAAGGGGAGTTGAGGTGTGCATTGCCACTCCTGGTCGTTTGATCGACATGCTCGAGGCCGGCAAGACCAACCTGCGTCGTGTGACCTACCTTGTTCTCGACGAGGCTGATCGTATGCTTGACATGGGATTCGAGCCCCAAATCCGCAAGATTATTGGCCAGATCCGACCTGACCGACAGACTCTCATGTGGTCCGCTACCTGGCCCAAGGAAGTCCGTGCTCTCGCATCCGACTTCCTCCAGGACTTCATCCAAGTCAACATTGGTTCCATGGAGCTTGCTGCCAACCACAGAATTACACAGATTGTGGAGGTTGTTACCGAGATGGAGAAGCGTGACCGCATGATTAAGCACATGGAGAAGGTTATGGAGAACAAGGAGAACAAGATCCTCATTTTCGTCGGCACAAAGCGAGTTGCTGACGAGATCACCCGATTCCTTCGCCAGGACGGATGGCCCGCGCTTT CCATCCACGGCGACAAGCAGCAGAACGAGCGTGATTGGGTTCTTGACCAGTTCAAGACCGGAAAGTCCCCCATCATGGTGGCTACCGATGTGGCCTCGCGTGGTATTG ATGTGCGCAACATCACTCACGTGTTGAACTACGATTATCCCAACAACTCTGAAGACTACATTCACCGAATTGGTCGTACCGGTCGTGCTGGTGCCATGGGTACCGCCATTACCCTTTTCACTACTGATA ACCAGAAGCAGGCTCGTGACCTTGTCAATGTCCTCCAGGAGGCCAAGCAGCAGATTGACCCTCGTCTCGTTGAGATGACCCGATAcggtggcggcggcggtCGCGGCTACGGTGGATGGGGTCGCGGCCGTGGCGGTGGCAGAG CCAACGCCCACAATGCCAACAACATGCCCATCGGTAACCGTCGTTGGTAA
- a CDS encoding hypothetical protein (TransMembrane:1 (i74-95o)~BUSCO:13829at5125) has product MASSARAMAALSRVGQMAPSSRIAARALSTVSKTSARPSVAMRLNNTGRIAFRRAYADEAPKPRPGKIRRTLRWTWRITYLSFGALVGYTCYVIYDDRHPQEQFQPDPSKKTLVVLGSGWGSVGLLKNLDTENYNVIVVSPRNYFLFTPLLPSCTTGLIEHRSIMEPVRTILRHKKGAVKYYEAEASSVDPDRKIVKIKDNTEGKGPQSETEIPYDMLVIGVGAENATFGIPGVRENSCFLKEIGDAQLIRKKIMDCVERASFKGQSQEEIDRLMHMVVVGGGPTGVEFAGELRDFFEEDIKKLIPDISHRFKVTLIEALPNVLPSFSKQLIEYTENTMREENIDIKLKTMVKKVTEDFVEAEFAGPDGSKQTLRIPYGLLVWATGNAVRPIVRDLMGKVPAQKDSRRGLAVNEYLVVQGTRDIWAVGDCAVAGYAPTAQVASQEGSFLARLFNNMAKTDTQEARIKELSSSLNLKQGNSAEIAAEIESLEKQLRRIKDVKPFRYSHQGSLAYIGSEKAVADVPWFNGNIASGGGLTYLFWRSAYLSMCFSTRNRVLVAVDWLKSKAFGRDVSRE; this is encoded by the exons ATGGCTTCCTCCGCGCGAGCCATGGCGGCCCTCTCCAGGGTCGGCCAGATGGCACCCAGCAGTCGCATCGCAGCCCGCGCCCTCTCTACTGTTTCCAAGACCTCTGCTCGACCTTCTGTCGCCATGAGACTGAACAACACTGGCCGTATTGCCTTCCGAAGGGCTTACGCTGACGAGGCCCCCAAGCCCAGACCTGGCAAGATTCGACGAACCCTGCGATGGACATGGAGAATTACATACCTCTCCTTCGGTGCTCTCGTCGGTTACACATGCTACGTTATCTACGATGACCGTCACCCTCAAGAACAGTTCCAGCCTGACCCTTCCAAGAAGACCCTTGTCGTTCTCG GATCCGGCTGGGGCTCTGTTGGTCTCTTGAAGAACCTCGACACCGAGAACTACAACGTCATTGTTGTCTCTCCCCGCAACTACTTCCTCTTCACTCCTCTCCTGCCCTCATGCACAACCGGTCTCATTGAGCACCGCTCCATCATGGAGCCTGTTCGCACCATTCTCCGTCACAAGAAGGGTGCTGTCAAGTACTACGAAGCTGAGGCTTCTTCCGTGGACCCTGACCGCAAGattgtcaagatcaaggacaaCACCGAGGGCAAGGGTCCCCAGTCCGAGACTGAGATTCCTTATGACATGCTTGTCATCGGTGTCGGTGCTGAGAATGCCACTTTCGGTATTCCCGGTGTTCGCGAGAACAGCTGCTTCCTCAAAGAGATTGGCGACGCCCAGCTGATCCGCAAGAAGATTATGGACTGTGTTGAGCGAGCTTCTTTCAAGGGCCAGTCCCAGGAGGAGATCGACCGTCTCATGCACATGGtcgttgttggtggtggtccCACTGGTGTTGAGTTTGCTGGAGAGCTCCGCGACTTCTTCGAGGAGGATATCAAGAAGCTGATTCCCGATATCAGCCACCGCTTCAAGGTCACCCTTATCGAGGCTCTTCCCAACGTTCTCCCCTCTTTCTCTAAGCAGCTCATTGAGTACACCGAGAACACCATGCGTGAGGAGAACATTGATATCAAGCTCAAGACCATGGTCAAGAAGGTGACAGAGGACTTCGTTGAGGCCGAGTTCGCTGGCCCCGATGGCAGCAAACAGACTCTCCGCATTCCCTACGGTCTGCTTGTCTGGGCCACCGGTAACGCTGTCCGACCTATCGTCCGTGATCTCATGGGCAAGGTCCCCGCTCAGAAGGACTCCCGCCGCGGTCTTGCCGTCAACGAGTACCTTGTTGTTCAGGGAACTCGCGACATCTGGGCCGTCGGAGACTGCGCTGTTGCCGGCTACGCCCCTACCGCCCAAGTCGCTTCCCAGGAGGGTTCTTTCTTGGCTCGTTTGTTCAACAACATGGCCAAGACCGATACTCAGGAGGCCCGCATTAAGGagctcagcagcagcctgaACCTTAAGCAGGGTAACTCTGCCGAGATCGCCGCCGAGATTGAGTCTCTGGAGAAGCAGCTCCGCCGTATCAAGGACGTCAAGCCCTTCCGATACTCTCACCAGGGTTCTTTGGCCTACATTGGTAGCGAGAAGGCTGTTGCCGATGTTCCTTGGTTCAACGGTAACATTGCCAGTGGTGGTGGTCTGACCTACCTGTTCTGGCGAAGCGCTTACCTTTCCATGTGCTTCAGCA CCCGAAACCGTGTTCTGGTCGCCGTTGACTGGCTCAAGTCCAAGGCTTTCGGCCGTGACGTCTCTCGCGAGTAA
- a CDS encoding hypothetical protein (TransMembrane:1 (o182-203i)), producing MAPSTEKRHLRWPTKIKRGFTGAVPDWTVAGDDDDKYDVHIMRKRLARRRVRRDTAKTSAQETELYVSFLEETVAPTPTPTATQFYSSTPTAVEEESGSGSGSDSSDDESGSDDQNEESDDEEESDPVPTETAEGVSDQDLEVKLPATATDSPSVDAPSAEGSTDGSMISGSEGIHSNVHKILLGVGSVGAFLLLLGVGFLVWKFYAKKKTSKKPPPVDDMSFEKPNRFEGLVSKIPYVGSRLGHKDWYTIEDPSPPYSSQVGDEKIRHFSATPSSSPSPVYAPSSLPSPFEISSSIPKQSNTHLAVPTKPWGTYRMSGRTEQTNYDIDAMSPTSTAFVDNAVEVQVVARQVPGVGLSPPYKPQHNRIPSDAPYAYGTARRQTGVSELSSISSGFGDGDIVVTPDYQTVQSVPSMPTPSRQPTWKSTNTFSRRDTVSTVASVDGRPRFRSVNSWVKQQNGQLRRAQRQQEQSDAPPVPALAPPPEQDFRYMLPDDERPRPVEMV from the exons ATGGCACCTTCAACTGAGAAACGTCACCTTCGATGGCCGACAAAGATAAAGAGAGGGTTTACAGGAGCCGTGCCAGATTGGACTGTTGCCGGAGACGACGATGATAAGTACGATGTTCACATTATGAGAAAACGCCTCGCCAGGCGTCGAGTCCGTCGAGATACAGCCAAAACCTCAGCACAAGAGACTGAACTCTATGTTTCTTTCCTAGAAGAGACTGTCGCTCCAACTCCCACTCCCACTGCCACACAATTTTACTCTAGCACACCTACAGCGGTCGAAGAGGAGAGTGGAAGCGGAAGTGGAAGTGATAGCAGTGATGATGAAAGTGGGAGTGATGATCAGAACGAGGAGAgcgacgatgaagaggagaGCGATCCAGTGCCAACTGAAACGGCGGAAGGCGTCAGCGACCAAGATCTCGAAGTGAAATTGcccgcaacagcaacagattCACCAAGTGTTGATGCTCCATCGGCAGAGGGAAGCACAGACGGAAGCATG atttctGGAAGCGAGGGAATTCACTCAAATGTCCATAAAATCCTCTTGGGTGTAGGATCAGTTG GCgccttccttctccttctcggaGTTGGTTTCCTCGTCTGGAAGTTCTacgcaaagaagaagacctcaaagAAGCCTCCTCCCGTCGATGATATGTCTTTCGAGAAACCTAACCGCTTCGAGGGTCTTGTCTCCAAGATACCTTATGTGGGATCGCGTCTCGGCCACAAAGACTGGTACACCATTGAAGACCCGTCTCCTCCCTACTCTTCACAAGTAGGCGACGAGAAGATACGGCATTTCTCAGCAACACCCTCATCTTCACCCTCTCCTGTATACGCACCTTCATCTCTCCCTTCGCCCTTCGAAATCTCTTCATCCATCCCCAAGCAGTCCAACACTCATCTTGCTGTACCCACCAAACCATGGGGCACCTATAGAATGAGCGGTAGAACGGAACAGACCAACTACGACATTGACGCTATGAGCCCTACCAGCACAGCCTTTGTCGACAACGCTGTTGAAGTTCAGGTTGTTGCTCGCCAAGTTCCTGGAGTAGGTCTCAGCCCACCTTACAAACCGCAACACAACCGCATTCCCTCCGACGCACCATATGCTTATGGTACTGCAAGACGTCAGACTGGCGTCAGTGAACTATCATCTATCTCTTCTGGCTTCGGTGATGGTGACATTGTTGTGACGCCTGACTACCAGACCGTCCAGAGCGTTCCCTCAATGCCAACCCCTTCTCGCCAACCCACATGGAAGTCAACAAACACATTCAGCCGCCGCGATACTGTTTCCACAGTAGCTTCGGTCGACGGCCGACCGAGATTCCGTTCGGTGAACTCATGGGTGAAGCAACAAAATGGACAACTGCGACGAGCCCAAAGACAACAAGAGCAGAGTGACGCTCCCCCGGTCCCTGCTCTTGCCCCCCCTCCTGAGCAGGATTTCAGATATATGCTGCCAGATGACGAGAGACCACGCCCCGTAGAGATGGTCTGA